CCATGATAAAGGTCAGGATTGTCATTGTGAGAGCTGATCCAGGACCTGTGGTTTGGGAGCATTTGGCTGGAGCTGatactctctctatgtcctcctGTGATACTCAAAGGTAATTTGTGATTTGAGGTTGACATTTGGCGCAGCTAATTATAATAGACTAATCTAATTAGGAGGTGGGGGTTGTACAAGAGTCTACTCCCAATCTGTCATTGTGCCATCTGGAGAAGGTCCTGAAGAAGAGAGTTGAGGAACAGGGTAATCAAGTTGGACAACCCGAACACTGCGGTCCCATAGAGGGCGAGAGACTACACTTTCCCTGCATCGACTGTCCCCACAACCAATAGGTGAGTGTCGGCCCGAGGAAAGGAAATAGCGACTAACTTCAGTCTTGGCCATTAACCTGGACCAGTGTTCAGGGAGATTCTAGCTCAACTGAGCAATTCACTCAGGTAAATGTATGCATGTAaaatgtcttttttgattttattttttatttttattgaggGATGGATTCATTTTTATTGACGGGAGTCAACAAAGCCATACTACTACATATGTATTTTTATCAAAATTCGAATAGGATCAATTAATCGATGTGTTTGTATAATTGACTACTCTGAGTTTTCACTATTGTCAGACATAACTCAGAGGTCTCTTTCTAGACTCATAGGCCATATCAATGGCCTTTTTGGGACAGAAATAAATGGATGAATGCAGTGTGTTTCCTCTGTGCAGCCAGAAGTCACAATGTAATAAATCTGTTTGCACAACCCACTGTCACAGTGGCTCGTTTTGGATTTGGCTGGTTGCCTGATTATGTAGGCACAGCAGGTTGGTAGAGGGTAGGACTGAAGTAGTACCCAAAAAAGAACACCAACCACGCAGCCTTCATGTTTTTCCAAAGTTCAGCTGTATGACATATTCTGTTAGGATAGGGAAGAGTCAACACGGCCATGGAAACAGACATGTCAATAGTTAATTGGGTTTGTTAATACACTCGGCTGTCTAAGGCTCTCATTTTGCAGGCCAGCGGATTCATTTCCCTCCCCCAAAAAATataatatgtactgtatatattttggaACTCAGTCGGGGTATTCTCACATCCCCATGGCAAAccgtgtagaattgcaggaaattaactctaCAACTTAAAAAAATGTCTCTCTGCTGTCAAGTGACCAGCGAGCCACTGCGGCCCCTCATGATCAGTTCagtttttttgtggcccccaccccatcaaagttgcccgtCCCTGACCTGACATGTCTTTTACTGTGTCAGTGCAAACCCATCGATCAACTCTACTTAAAAACAAGATGTTATTAGAGTAGATTTCCTGGCGACTAGCCATACAAAGTTACACAATGGATAGGGTGTGGTCTTATTGGGTAATCCTGTCCCGCAACATTCTTTAGCTTGCTGTGATATCCTACAGTTATTTTACCACACATGACATTCTTAAGAAAGATGAATTTGAAAGGTAAAGATTAAGGTCTGGGTTCAACCCACTGGAGGCACGTTGTTCAAGACTGATACAAGTATGTGCCAATCTGTTCAATAAGTGAATTAATTCACAAATCCAAATTTAGATTCATTTGGATCTTTACTGACGAGCAATTGACAGAGTTACTTGATGTTTATTTTGTGTGCCCTCTCTCACtgatcctcccccccccccccctccttccttctcaGGGAAAGATGGCTCGGGATATGTCAGACATTGACATCATTAAGATGGAGCTGGAACAGCTGAAGAAAGTCTCGACACCCAGGGAGCCTGTATGTAAAATCAATGGGTCCATAAAGAGAAGCTCTGTAGCATTACAAAAGGCATCACCGTGCACTGATACAGTCCCATTGAACTGAATTAGAATGCTTCTATTGACCCCTCTCCGTTTCTCTTAGGTGTCCAAGACATCCAAGGACACCATGGACTGGTGTgaggctgtgtctggtacagactTCCTGATAACTGGAGTACCAGATGATAAGAACCCCTATAAGCCTGAGAAGGGAGGCTGCATAATCACCTAGCCCTCCTGGGGGACAAACAGCCCCGGGCGGGACACAGGGAAAAACATCATGTTGTACTTACATAAGAACACATGGCAAACTTATTGCAGCTATGTATCACTCTTTACAGTGCTGAAGAGGCTGAAACTGGAGAGAAGAAATCTGAGAGACATCCACTAAGTTAGCCAGTTTAGGATGACACAACATGTCACACTGACTAGGCTACACAAGGTCACTGGGAGCTGAGGAGGAGATTTATCCAGGGATGATTCAGGGGATTAGAGGGATCACTTGGTTACAATGGTGTCCTTCCTTTCTCCTTGAAGACCTATGACCCTTTCCCTCTCACCTGTCAGTTGCCTCTGGCAGTTATAGAGCTTCCAAACAGGCTCTGGAATGTTCCAATTGCACCCACCACTGACTGGCTTTTGTTTTGCTTGTAAATAAAGTGTACCCAGTACAGCAGGTTCTCTGTGACTTCTCTTGGTTCTCTGTGACTTCTCTTGGTTCTCTGTGACTTCTCTTGGTTCTCTGTGACTTCTCTTGGTTCTCTGTGACTTCTCTTGGTTCTCTGACTTCTTGGTTCTCTGTGACTTCTCTCTTGTTTTGCACCTCATGTGCAGCGTGAGAGGATCCATGTTCATGTGTCCCTTGATTCAATCGAGTTGTAATGTACGTTTTAGAAATAAACGTTTTGTATCAGGAGGTGGGTTGATGTCTGATTTATATCACTGTGAGCTGATAAAGACACTTatttttaaatcttttttttatttcacctttatttaaccaggtaggctagttgagaacaagttctcatttgcaactgcgacctggccaagataaagcatagcagtgtgaacagacagagttacacattgagtaaacaattaacaagtcaataacacagtagaaaaaaaggggagtctatataaattgtgtgcaaaaggcataaggaggtaggcgaataattacaattttgcagattaacactggagtgataaatgatcagatggtcatgtacaggtagagatattggtgtgcaaaagagcagaaaagtaaataaaaatagtatgaggatgaggtaggtgaaaatgggtgggctatttaccgatagactatgtacagctgcagcgatcggttagctgctcagatagcagatgtttgaagttggtggaGATAAAAGTCCAACTTCggggatttttgcaattcgttccagtcacaggcagcagataactggaatgaaaggcggccaaatgaggtgttggctttagggatgatcagtgagatacacctgctggagcgtgtgctacggatgggtgttgccatcgtgatcaGTGAactaaggcggagctttacctagcatggacttgtagatgacctggagcctgtgggtctggcgacgaatatgtagcg
The sequence above is a segment of the Oncorhynchus gorbuscha isolate QuinsamMale2020 ecotype Even-year linkage group LG16, OgorEven_v1.0, whole genome shotgun sequence genome. Coding sequences within it:
- the LOC124000643 gene encoding guanine nucleotide-binding protein G(I)/G(S)/G(O) subunit gamma-T2-like, with amino-acid sequence MARDMSDIDIIKMELEQLKKVSTPREPVSKTSKDTMDWCEAVSGTDFLITGVPDDKNPYKPEKGGCIIT